A window of Mycolicibacterium madagascariense genomic DNA:
CCTGACCAAGTCCGATCCTGCGAACGACGGCGGCGGACACCACGACGGGCCGTCGCCATAAGCCCTGGATAAGCGCTGTAAAACTTCCGCCCAATCGGAACGATTCTTGCTGACCGGCCTATTGCACTTTACAGTGCAGTGCAGAGGGTCGATTTCCCTACTCGTCGATCGAACTCACGGAGGAAGGCCATGAAGGTTGGCTTCAAGGACGATTCGTTCGCGTTCGAACTCGTCCGCAATCTGGGCTTCGTCTACTACGGCGGCGCGGACATCGGCGAGCTCATGGCCACCGCTGAGGACATCGTCGAAGGGGACTTCGACAGTTGGTACGACGGTTGGCACGCCCGTGGGGAGCGCGTGCTGGGGCGAGCCGAGGGGTATCTCTCCGCCGGCCACCTGGTCAGCGCTCGAGAGGCCCTGCTGCGCGCGTCGACCTATTTTCGAATGGCAGAGTTCTACCTGCACGGCGACCCTGACGATCCGCGGATCATGTTTGATTCCACGGCATCACAGCAGGCCTACGCCAAGGCCGCCGAAATGATGGGACCTACCTGGGAACCGGTCGAAATCCCCTATGAGGGAACGACGTTACCCGGCTACTTCTACAAGGTCGACGAATCCAACGCACCGCGGCCCACTCTCGTCTTCCACGGAGGCTACGACTCGAGCTTGGAGGAGCTGTACTACTTCGCCGCCGCGGCCGCCGTCCGTCGTGGCTACAACTGTCTTACCTTCGACGGCCCGGGCCAGGGCATGCCGCTTCGAGAGCAGAAACTGGTGTTCCGATACGACTGGGAGAAAGTCGTCACCCCGGCCGTCGACTACGCCCTCTCCCGCCCCGACGTCGACGGCGATCGCCTCGCGCTCAAGGGCATGAGCCTCGGCGGGTACTTCGCCGCTCGCGCCGCGGCCTTCGAGCCCAGGTTCAAGGCCGTCATCCTCTTCGACGGCGTCTGGAGCTTCTACGACGCCATCGTGGGCATGCTGCCACCGGACGCGACGACGGCGCTCGAGAACGGCGACGCCGCCACCTACGACACCCTCGTCGCCCATGCGATGGAGGCGAATACCCAAGCGCGGTGGGCCTTCACCCAGGGTCTCTACAGCTGTGGGGCGACGTCCTATTACGACCTCACCGTCGCCAGCAGGAAGATGTCGCTGGAGGGCGGCGTGATCGAACGGATCAACTGCCCCACGCTGGTGATGGAGGCCGACGGAGATCAATTCTTCCGCGGTCAGCCCGAGCGTGTCTACGAGGCGTTGCACGCGCCAAAGACCTACGCCCGCTTCGGCGTCCGGGATGGGGCCGAAAACCATTGTCAGTCGGGCGCTTTGGCGTACAAGGACGAAGTGGTATTCAACTGGCTCGACGACACGCTGAACTCCTGAGTCGCGTCCATCGGGATCATGAAGGGAACGGCATGACCAACGCAGAAACCGGGCTTAGTAGGCGCACTCGACACACATTACGTGGGCCGATAGCAACGAATTCCGAGGAATGACCAAGGACGCCAGACTGATCGGCCCGTTCACTCCGTATCTGTACAGCACCGGCGGACGCGGCTTAGAGGAGATCCGATGTCGACATTCGCGGTGTTGGGGGCTCTCACGTGCGTTCCTGGCGTTCGAGAACAGGTGCTCGTTCTGGTAGACGCCCATCGCACCCGCAGCCTGGTCGAGCCTGGCACGGTGCAATTCGAGGTTCTGGTGCCTCGCCACCAGGAGGACACCGTCTACATGTACGAGGTGTACGCCGACGAGCACGCCTTCGCAGCCCATGTGAACGGAGCCTCGTTGGCACGCGTCACCGAGGAGACCGCTGGAATGATCACCACACTCGTGGCCAACAGCGTGACCGTCATCGACGTGACGGGCTTGGCCGCGGGCCCAACCTAGGGTTTCACCGCACACGGCTCCTACAGATGGCGAGCAATCGGCGGCACCGAAGTCGGCGCGCACCTGGCGTTCGCGTGACTCCAATCAGTCGGCGGTCGGCAGGTGGATGTACATCGATTGGATGCCGACGCGGCCGGGACCGGTGAACCGATTGAAAACGAGACTGCCTGCGCCCCCGAAGATTCCGGTCTTCAGTCCATACATCTGTATTTCCATGCGAACGGATTCGTCGCGGTAGATCCAGCCACCGGGTTCGACGTCGATCTGTTCACCGGGTCCGAGGACCTTTTCGAATACGTTGCCGTACCCGTGGAGCCACACCACTCCCTCGCTGTTGGTGGCGGAAAATCGGTCCACGAAGAATCCGCTGCCCCCGAAGAGCATGTTCGTGACGCCCCGTTGTCGGGTGAATCCGTAGTCGAGATTGCCGGTCGCGGCGAGGTATTGGTGCTCGCGGACCTCCACGCTCATACCCGGGGTCAGGTGCAACGGGAACACGTGCCCGGCACCATCGCGGGAGAATGCGATCTCACCAGGCCCTTGGGTCTCGGTGAGGAAGATCGGCATTCCTGAGACGACGCGCTTGAAACTGCCGCGCATCGGGTGCAGACCAATCATCAGCCCTGGGTCCTTCCACAGCACGACATGATGTTCGAAGAACACGGGCACGCTCCCGTCGACGCGGAGGTGCAGCATCGGCACGAGTTCACCTTGGATCGCATATCCGACCCCCGGAGCCTGACCGCTGGTGACCGCGGTGGGCAGAAGGCGGGGCGGCAGTGAGGCAGGTTGTTCCATGACACGGTCTCCTCTCGACGGTTTCGCTCAATGCCCAATTCAACTGCTCCCGTCGCGGTGGCTCGACAATGCGCCTGCCGCGCCGTGCTGTGAAAACACTGCCAATGCGCGGGGCCGTATCCAATGCACACTCGGGCCCAAGCGCCCGGCGGGCGAGGCGGTCATGCGGATGCTGATCGCGACGTCGCGGGCGAGACGGAGGCTGTCGACGACGATCCAGCAGACGCCACGCGGCCGGTCGCATTGGTCGCCTACGAGAACCGACCACTTGTGGGTGTGGGTAAGTTGAGCGAACGAGTGTTCACGACGAGCTCCGGAGGAGGCATTCATGTCCAGCCGCGCCAACGTTGACGAGGTCAGCGCGTCCTACTGGGCGATGCCGCGGTACGGGGGGCGATGAGGTGACACGCATGGATGTGGCGTTCCCGT
This region includes:
- a CDS encoding alpha/beta hydrolase family protein, whose translation is MKVGFKDDSFAFELVRNLGFVYYGGADIGELMATAEDIVEGDFDSWYDGWHARGERVLGRAEGYLSAGHLVSAREALLRASTYFRMAEFYLHGDPDDPRIMFDSTASQQAYAKAAEMMGPTWEPVEIPYEGTTLPGYFYKVDESNAPRPTLVFHGGYDSSLEELYYFAAAAAVRRGYNCLTFDGPGQGMPLREQKLVFRYDWEKVVTPAVDYALSRPDVDGDRLALKGMSLGGYFAARAAAFEPRFKAVILFDGVWSFYDAIVGMLPPDATTALENGDAATYDTLVAHAMEANTQARWAFTQGLYSCGATSYYDLTVASRKMSLEGGVIERINCPTLVMEADGDQFFRGQPERVYEALHAPKTYARFGVRDGAENHCQSGALAYKDEVVFNWLDDTLNS
- a CDS encoding putative quinol monooxygenase, coding for MSTFAVLGALTCVPGVREQVLVLVDAHRTRSLVEPGTVQFEVLVPRHQEDTVYMYEVYADEHAFAAHVNGASLARVTEETAGMITTLVANSVTVIDVTGLAAGPT
- a CDS encoding AIM24 family protein; translation: MEQPASLPPRLLPTAVTSGQAPGVGYAIQGELVPMLHLRVDGSVPVFFEHHVVLWKDPGLMIGLHPMRGSFKRVVSGMPIFLTETQGPGEIAFSRDGAGHVFPLHLTPGMSVEVREHQYLAATGNLDYGFTRQRGVTNMLFGGSGFFVDRFSATNSEGVVWLHGYGNVFEKVLGPGEQIDVEPGGWIYRDESVRMEIQMYGLKTGIFGGAGSLVFNRFTGPGRVGIQSMYIHLPTAD